The Jaculus jaculus isolate mJacJac1 chromosome 1, mJacJac1.mat.Y.cur, whole genome shotgun sequence nucleotide sequence TTACACGTAAACAGAGCTATGCCCACCTTAAAATTCTAGAATAGAGATAAAAGAATATTGtttgaaaaacatatttaaaactgGGCAAAATCATGATCGGATGTAGAAAAATGGTATAGTCACTAATGACCAAGTTGTTTCATTGACATATAAGTTGTACTGAAAGATTTTAGAAACCCAGAGAGTACTGAATCAAGGCAAGCATGTGTCAGGGATTTAACCAATCAGGAAAACAAGTGACAGTCACAAGAATGTGAATCAGAGAATAATGTATCAggaaaaaataattcaataataaATGCACAATTTCCAACTTAGCCCAAGAATTCTAAGTAAGGATTATGTCTTACTATTAGTGTAGGGTAAATTTTAGCACAAAGGTGAACTGGCCTAAGTTCTTTTAATTCCAAATTCTCAGTTAGTAGTTCTATTGCAAGAGACAGACTTCATTTCTTCTTCAACATGACAGATTTTTCTACATTAGTGGTCCTAGTTTTTAATATTGATATAAGCTTGAGACAGGTGattttgtatataatatattacaaagACTCTCTGGCACTCTGAAAGAAGTTTTAGCCAGggtaagaaagcaaagaaaaagaatatatgtgAAAATCAATAATGCTGAAAGACTTCCTAATATGTCGGTCTCACataaaattattatgaaaaaGAGTGTCATACATATTTCCAATGACAAACTGAAGGAGTGGATCTTGTAGAGGTGAGCAGAGGAGCCTTATTGAAAAAGAAACAGGCAGTGAAATTGTGCTGATTAATACGGAAGACAAGCACAGTAGGCATTTTGTTAGCTCTTACATCTCATGTCAGTCTGGCTTTGACTGTGGTGTGGAGACCTTCCAACAGGCCACTTGCCTCTGCCAGATGAGGTACATTCTCTCAGCGCAGGGATTCTCTCTGAGGAAGGTTGAGCACCTTACCAGATGCAATAGTTTCATCAGAATTGCTGGTAGCAGGAGGCAAATATACCATGAAATCCTCCCTGTGTATAGTTATAGCCCAATTTATAAAAGTTAATTTCCCAAATATATAGTCAAGTCTTTCTTGTAAACACATGACACTGTCTGAACACAGTTCACAAAGGTCCTTCAGATACCAATGAGAATAGTGAAATGATGTCATTTCTGTCTGGTCTCACTGGGCCTTGCCTTAGTGGCCTGCTTCATAAGAGGTTCTCAACTGTCACGGGTCAAATTTGTGCTGGTCAACTAGACGTGTTACAAAATGACGTGATATTTGTGAAGCCCACACACTAATTTGCAGAACCAGTCATTTATTCAGCTAAATGGTACAAAATTTCGAATAGACACCTTGCTGATTAAAAATGTAGCATGTCCTTACTATTCAGTTATTCATATCCGTAATTTCCTTTGGGGATGATGCTCTTTAGCTgactaaataaagaaataatttgtgGGTGTTTCAGTGACATACTACTCTTGTACCATATGCTTtagtcctttttaatttctaacaaACAACTTTTTCTATTTAATTCAATATGTACTAGAAATATACTTTATAACCTGAAAATGCAACCAGTGTGAATGTTTAAGGATATTTCCAGGAGATGGGGCGATCACTGTGGGAACATGTATACCTGAGCTCAAtacccagcacctatgtaaaatgtCAGGCGTGGCCCACGTGTGCCAGTCACCACTGAACCAaggcaaggagagacagaaaggttTCTGGAGCTCCCTAGTCACTAAGCCTAACTGAGTGAAAGGAAAAATcaatgggagctccaggttcagtaactGTCTTAAGGAAATAGGGCAAAAAAGTAATATAGGACATCCAATGTCTTCCTGTACCCTCCATCCATGTAAATGCAGGGCCatgagcatctgcacacacagtttcatacatcacacacacacacacacacacacacacacacacacacatatacaacacaaattaaaaaaatcacaccaaaaccaaccaaacaacatgtcaaaaatatcaaaaataaaaataataatgataaagaatATTTCCAAAGTGCTTCATTGAGCAGCATGCTACATTGTTTGGCATTCTGCAGCTCTTAAATTCCACTGTGATTTTACCTAAGTTGCTATAGTACAGAGAACAGTGGAACTTTGTTTAGACTACTTAGATATTctctatatatgtttattttactcattgtgtgtgtgtgtgtgtgtgtgtgtgtgagagagagagagagagagagagagagagagagagagagagagagagaatggatgtgccaaggcctctagtcactgcaaataaactccagatgcatgcaccaccttgtgtatctggattacttgggtcctagagaataaaacctggatcctttggctttgtaagcaaccacctttaccactaagccatctctccagcccctccttagaTATTTCAAGTGTCATTCATATGAGATCCTGCCTAGAGAAGTAAAAGTTCATTATAAGACTAATGGGGCAGCCCTTTTATTATAGCTACTGGGAAGGCAGGATGATCTTGCTCCATCACAATGCTCTTATCCAGCATGCACAAAGGCCTATGTTCAATCAGCAGTACCTAACATTTTAAAGGTTCATTATCAGTTAACTGTGAATTCTAATGatatatattccttcccatgaatagttacatttttttccttccacttTAAATATAGAACATTCTGAATATCTCCACCGATCTGAGCATATGGACACTAAAAGCTATGTTTGTTTGACTTTGCAAATGTCTCCTTTGCAGTCATAATTATATCTTACTGTGAAATATTCTGCTTACCACTTGTACTTATTGGTCACTTACATGTAGTTATAATATTTATAAGTACTATGTTTTCATTGCAGTTGAGGAAACCAAGTGGCACAGGTCAGTCCTGAGACATCACGTGAGACCGTGAGCAGAGGCAGAGCATTAATGACTGAGGAACGGTGACCATAGTTGTCTTCACTGTTTACTTCAAGGTTTGACCGCTTCTACTGTTCCACCCTGCCCAGTTCTGCTGCTCAAATCTATGTCTTTCCTTCAGCTGgtgcttcttctttattttaattgcaGCACCATGGTACATGGCATGATGAACCAGAGCTCTGTGACCAAGTTCACTCTGGTGGGCTTTTCAGAATACCCTGGGCTCCAGCCACCTCTCTTCCTTGCATTCCTCACCATCTACACAATCACTCTAGTAGGCAACTTGGGGTTAATTACGGTTAGAAAGATCAATCCCAAACTTCACACACCCATGTACTTTTTTCTCAGCCACCTTTCATTTTTGGATATCTGTTATTCTAGTGTGTTTACACCCAAGCTGTTGGAGATCCTGGTTGTGGAGAACAGAACAATCTCATTCGTAGGTTGCATGGCACAGTTCTTCTTTGGCTGCATGTGTGTGATCACAGAAATGTATATGTTGGCAGTGATGGCCTATGACAGGTTTGTGGCCGTGTGTAACCCCTTGCTCTACATGGTTGCTATGTCTCATAAGCTGTGTGCTCTCCTGGTAGGTGGAAGTTACCTGTGGGGTGGCCTGTGTGCCACAATACTCACATACACTCTGTTGCAACTTTCCTACTGTGGGCCAGGCGTCATCAATCACTTTGGCTGCGAGTACTCTGCCATCCTCTCTGTTTCCTGCTCTGACTCCTCCTTCAGCCAAATGGCATGTTTGGTCATCTCTATACTCagtgaggcttgcagtgtcctgaTCACTCTGGCCTCCTATGTCTTCATAGTTGTCACTATCGTCAAGATGCCTTCCAAGGGTGGACTCCGGAAGGCCTTTTCTACCTGTACTTCCCACCTGACTGCCATCTCCATCTTCCATGGAATCATCCTTCTTCTGTACTGTGTCCCCAACTCCAACAGCTCCCAGCTTTTTGTAAAAGTAGCTACTGTTCTTTATTCAGTCATGATCCCCATGCTGAATCCCCTCATCTACAGCCTGAGGAACAAAGATGTGAAGGAGACCGTCAGGAAGCTAATCAGTTCTAAACTGCATTCTCATTGATATTATTTACTTAATAGATGCTTATTTGTATCTTAGCTAAGCCTCTATTCATCTCCGTTATTGAAGACACTTTAGCTTTCAGTGAATGTGTGATGTGGTTATATGGGTTTTGTTGTTAAACtgattttcttgtctttcttaaAAAACTTAAGTCATTAATAACAGATGACCTGTTTTAATTCCTTGAAAATATGTAGTATATTTCATTTTTCAGGTTAGTATTTTATAATACATTTCTATGACACTCATGATGAAAATCAGTTTCTCAAACATATTTGTCTTATCTTTAATTTTCCCTGAAATGTTTAAGCATTAATCCATTAAAACGTCTTGCTGCAATCCTGTACTTTCACGTGTTCTCCTTACATATTTCAAAGCCCCTAAACTTTCATGTTTCAGGTTGATTTCATTCATTTCAATACATGCTTGTGTAATCTTACCCTCTCATAGGATCTAAAAATGTCATTTGATTTAGGATCTGTGCCTGGGCCACTGTGACCTCTGTCCATGTACTTGTTGCTTCGTTAGCCTtcaatcctttcttctttttttgtgtctcaaaaatgagagagaaggtATAAAGTCTCCACTGGGAATTTGGAGTGGTTTAGAGAGTAACAGAACCTTCTTTTATTTGTGGGAGGGCAGTTGGGTGGCAATAATTCAGGAGCTAGGGGACCAGATAGTCAGTTACACACAGCTTCCACTGAATTAGTAACCTCTGGGTTCTTGTCTTAATACAAACAATAACATCTATTATCCAGAGAATAAAGTTTATAAAGGTTATAGGTTTGAGAGTTTATGAGAAGCAAAGAACACAGAACTCTTGTATAGCAGGAAAGTGTTGACAGAAATGGAAAATCACACACAGATACCCACCTGGGATGTCTTAAAGAAGTTTACTGGATGGGGAGGGGGCCACTGAACTGGTTAGCCCAGTCCCAAAGCCAGAAGTTTACATGCCACCAGATTTTCTGTAAAAGGGAATAATCCATTTACATTCTGAGGAAAGGATGTGTCCTCAGAAGGGGATGATCTCTTCTTAAGAAAGAGATTAAGAGGTAACCCTTCAGACATTTCTAGCCTCTAGCAAAGTAGATGGTTCAAAAACATTTTCAGGAAGAAAGCAATAAGGAAAAACATAAATTATGCCTTAAAACTCAAGGATGtcccttgtttttgcttttaaagaGTCCTATTACCAGTAAATTGCCTCAAGCTGAATTTTGTCTTCCCagtgtttttaataattttaatttgttatttgatTCATTCTTTCATTATGTTTAGCATTACTAATTTGATTTGACTTTATCTCTTCATAAGTAAGGGGTGATGAACTTTAAATATTTGAATTCTGAAATGTTAAATTATGATCTTATAGGATTTTTAAATAGATATATGTGTACATCATAGAGAATTTGCATAACAAACACTAATACTGTGGTCTTGCTGTTTATGTAAAGACTGTGTTATGTAAAGACTGTGTTAATGCTAGCAACAGTGACATGGAAACCTCTTATCAGTATAGGTTTTAAACTTTTAACATTTATGATTCCCATATAATGAAGCATATAATAGTtatgcttttataaaatattgataAGAACAATGCAATATTATACTTGATACAGagatttattttctatatttttgttgttgttgtggtggtggttttgttgttgttattttggttttaagaggtagggtttcactctagcccaggaaggcTAGAAtatactttgtagtctcagggtggcctcaaactcacaaactcacagtgatcttcctacctcagccacccaaatGACAGAATTAAAGGTATTTGTGACCATGTTTGgcttattttctaaatttcttacTTAAGTAGATATATTATCTAGAGGAAAAGGTTGATAATGAATTTTCAAATTGAAAGATTATTTTCCATTTAGAATTCAGTTAAGTTTTCTGCTGTAGTCTCCTAAGACGATTTAGTAAACTATCTATTGTATgacatacaaaataaatgaatgagtgtaCTTTATGATCTCAAGATAAGTGGGAAAGAATGTTCACATTTTGCTGTAGAAAACctacaaacaaaattattttaaaacattacacATGTGGCTGCTATTCTTTCATTCAACAGGTTCTTCCTGCAAAAAATCATCAGTAGGCTATTAAACAAATAGaataagaaaagtgaaaataatatGAAAGTATCAAGAACCTAATTGAAAGCCCAAGGAgcatagttttttgttta carries:
- the LOC101612509 gene encoding olfactory receptor 5D18-like — translated: MVHGMMNQSSVTKFTLVGFSEYPGLQPPLFLAFLTIYTITLVGNLGLITVRKINPKLHTPMYFFLSHLSFLDICYSSVFTPKLLEILVVENRTISFVGCMAQFFFGCMCVITEMYMLAVMAYDRFVAVCNPLLYMVAMSHKLCALLVGGSYLWGGLCATILTYTLLQLSYCGPGVINHFGCEYSAILSVSCSDSSFSQMACLVISILSEACSVLITLASYVFIVVTIVKMPSKGGLRKAFSTCTSHLTAISIFHGIILLLYCVPNSNSSQLFVKVATVLYSVMIPMLNPLIYSLRNKDVKETVRKLISSKLHSH